From Xenopus tropicalis strain Nigerian chromosome 3, UCB_Xtro_10.0, whole genome shotgun sequence, the proteins below share one genomic window:
- the ankdd1a gene encoding ankyrin repeat and death domain-containing protein 1A isoform X3 → MESVLVCDDEILLRSERDFHNAAKTNDTEKMRQLIELGVDVRVKNSVDRTALHWAAGAGHKQAVQLLLEHDAPMDKEDSFGMNALLLGAWFGHLPILQILVNAGAKINCQNKNGLNLLHCAALRGHIKVMEFIMEDLEGIRLDKVDKSGKTAFHLAAEHGQLEAVEFLIGSGCQHSLKDKDKNTALHLATKNGHVEVLQKIVETGVELNEKNTEGMTALHLATEGGYFDCVRILLDAGCDVNAQTEQKSMNGLHYSAFHGYEDIARILIDAGININAVNHRKSTALHISILQNFPATVKLLIDFECDLDIPDYRLQTPLHIAAEHGRQDMAEMILIAGVNLKLQDKGKTSLDVAARGNHINLADMIIKADRFYKWEKDNLNSDSDSWVARHLTFRQDHRLETQHIRSVIWRLATKYLKQNEWKKLAHYWKFTDAHIRAIEQQWTGTKSFRDHGHRMLLIWLHGVVMAGENPIKGLYEGLVGIGRRDLAESIRSKANAEDSSPRKCAAM, encoded by the exons ATGGAGAGCGTGTTGGTGTGTGACGATGAGATTT TGCTCCGCTCAGAGAGAGACTTTCACAATGCAGCCAAGACAAATGACACTGAGAAGATGAGGCAGCTCATTGAGCTTGGAGTGGATGTTCGGGTCAAGAACAGT GTAGACAGGACAGCCCTACACTGGGCAGCAGGCGCTGGGCACAAGCAGGCGGTACAATTACTTTTGGAACATGATGCACCAATGGATAAGGAAGACAGT TTTGGAATGAACGCACTGCTGCTTGGGGCATGGTTTGGGCATCTTCCAATTCTGCAGATCCTTGTAAATGCTGGAGCCAAAATAAACTGTCAGAACAAG AATGGACTGAACTTGCTCCATTGTGCAGCTCTGAGAGGTCACATCAAAGTCATGGAATTTATTATGGAGGACCTTGAAGGCATCAGGCTTGATAAAGTAGATAAG TCAGGCAAGACCGCTTTTCACCTGGCAGCAGAACATGGCCAGTTGGAGGCTGTGGAATTTCTGATTGGTTCTGGGTGTCAgcacagcttaaaggacaag GATAAAAACACTGCTCTGCACTTGGCAACCAAGAATGGCCATGTAGAGGTCTTACAGAAGATTGTGGAGACTGGGGTTGAGTTGAATGAAAAGAATACG GAAGGCATGACAGCTTTGCACCTGGCCACAGAAGGGGGATATTTCGATTGTGTGAGAATCCTCCTAGATGCAGGCTGTGATGTGAATGCCCAAACAGAG CAGAAGAGTATGAATGGCCTTCATTACTCTGCCTTCCATGGATACGAAGACATTGCCAGGATCCTTATAGATGCAGGGATCAACATCAATGCTGTAAACCAT AGAAAATCCACTGCGCTGCACATCTCCATACTGCAGAACTTCCCTGCTACTGTCAAGCTCTTAATAGACTTTGAGTGTGATCTAGACATTCCTGACTAT AGGCTGCAAACTCCTCTTCATATTGCGGCAGAGCATGGGCGACAGGACATGGCTGAAATGATTCTCATTGCTGGTGTAAACCTGAAACTGCAGGATAAG GGGAAAACGTCTCTGGATGTGGCTGCGCGGGGGAACCATATCAATCTGGCAGATATGATTATTAAGGCCGATCGCTTCTATAAGTGGGAGAAG GACAATCTAAACAGTGATTCAGACTCTTGGGTAGCGAGACACCTGACCTTCAGGCAGGACCATCGTTTGGAGACACAGCACatcagatctgttatctggagacTTGCAACCAAATACTTAAAACAAAATGAGTGGAAGAAGCTGGCTCACTACTGGAAATTCACAGATGCTCACATACGTGCTATAGAGCAACAGTGGACAG GCACTAAAAGTTTCCGGGACCATGGAcacaggatgctgctgatatggCTACATGGAGTAGTGATGGCAGGAGAAAACCCTATAAAAGGCCTTTATGAGGGATTGGTGGGCATTGGAAGAAGGGACTTGGCAG AAAGTATCAGGAGCAAAGCAAACGCAGAGGATTCTTCTCCAAGGAAGTGTGCAGCCATGTGA
- the ankdd1a gene encoding ankyrin repeat and death domain-containing protein 1A isoform X1, translated as MESVLVCDDEILLRSERDFHNAAKTNDTEKMRQLIELGVDVRVKNSVDRTALHWAAGAGHKQAVQLLLEHDAPMDKEDSFGMNALLLGAWFGHLPILQILVNAGAKINCQNKNGLNLLHCAALRGHIKVMEFIMEDLEGIRLDKVDKSGKTAFHLAAEHGQLEAVEFLIGSGCQHSLKDKDKNTALHLATKNGHVEVLQKIVETGVELNEKNTEGMTALHLATEGGYFDCVRILLDAGCDVNAQTEQKSMNGLHYSAFHGYEDIARILIDAGININAVNHRKSTALHISILQNFPATVKLLIDFECDLDIPDYRLQTPLHIAAEHGRQDMAEMILIAGVNLKLQDKQGKTSLDVAARGNHINLADMIIKADRFYKWEKDNLNSDSDSWVARHLTFRQDHRLETQHIRSVIWRLATKYLKQNEWKKLAHYWKFTDAHIRAIEQQWTGTKSFRDHGHRMLLIWLHGVVMAGENPIKGLYEGLVGIGRRDLAESIRSKANAEDSSPRKCAAM; from the exons ATGGAGAGCGTGTTGGTGTGTGACGATGAGATTT TGCTCCGCTCAGAGAGAGACTTTCACAATGCAGCCAAGACAAATGACACTGAGAAGATGAGGCAGCTCATTGAGCTTGGAGTGGATGTTCGGGTCAAGAACAGT GTAGACAGGACAGCCCTACACTGGGCAGCAGGCGCTGGGCACAAGCAGGCGGTACAATTACTTTTGGAACATGATGCACCAATGGATAAGGAAGACAGT TTTGGAATGAACGCACTGCTGCTTGGGGCATGGTTTGGGCATCTTCCAATTCTGCAGATCCTTGTAAATGCTGGAGCCAAAATAAACTGTCAGAACAAG AATGGACTGAACTTGCTCCATTGTGCAGCTCTGAGAGGTCACATCAAAGTCATGGAATTTATTATGGAGGACCTTGAAGGCATCAGGCTTGATAAAGTAGATAAG TCAGGCAAGACCGCTTTTCACCTGGCAGCAGAACATGGCCAGTTGGAGGCTGTGGAATTTCTGATTGGTTCTGGGTGTCAgcacagcttaaaggacaag GATAAAAACACTGCTCTGCACTTGGCAACCAAGAATGGCCATGTAGAGGTCTTACAGAAGATTGTGGAGACTGGGGTTGAGTTGAATGAAAAGAATACG GAAGGCATGACAGCTTTGCACCTGGCCACAGAAGGGGGATATTTCGATTGTGTGAGAATCCTCCTAGATGCAGGCTGTGATGTGAATGCCCAAACAGAG CAGAAGAGTATGAATGGCCTTCATTACTCTGCCTTCCATGGATACGAAGACATTGCCAGGATCCTTATAGATGCAGGGATCAACATCAATGCTGTAAACCAT AGAAAATCCACTGCGCTGCACATCTCCATACTGCAGAACTTCCCTGCTACTGTCAAGCTCTTAATAGACTTTGAGTGTGATCTAGACATTCCTGACTAT AGGCTGCAAACTCCTCTTCATATTGCGGCAGAGCATGGGCGACAGGACATGGCTGAAATGATTCTCATTGCTGGTGTAAACCTGAAACTGCAGGATAAG CAGGGGAAAACGTCTCTGGATGTGGCTGCGCGGGGGAACCATATCAATCTGGCAGATATGATTATTAAGGCCGATCGCTTCTATAAGTGGGAGAAG GACAATCTAAACAGTGATTCAGACTCTTGGGTAGCGAGACACCTGACCTTCAGGCAGGACCATCGTTTGGAGACACAGCACatcagatctgttatctggagacTTGCAACCAAATACTTAAAACAAAATGAGTGGAAGAAGCTGGCTCACTACTGGAAATTCACAGATGCTCACATACGTGCTATAGAGCAACAGTGGACAG GCACTAAAAGTTTCCGGGACCATGGAcacaggatgctgctgatatggCTACATGGAGTAGTGATGGCAGGAGAAAACCCTATAAAAGGCCTTTATGAGGGATTGGTGGGCATTGGAAGAAGGGACTTGGCAG AAAGTATCAGGAGCAAAGCAAACGCAGAGGATTCTTCTCCAAGGAAGTGTGCAGCCATGTGA
- the ankdd1a gene encoding ankyrin repeat and death domain-containing protein 1A isoform X2 produces the protein MESVLVCDDEILLRSERDFHNAAKTNDTEKMRQLIELGVDVRVKNSVDRTALHWAAGAGHKQAVQLLLEHDAPMDKEDSFGMNALLLGAWFGHLPILQILVNAGAKINCQNKNGLNLLHCAALRGHIKVMEFIMEDLEGIRLDKVDKSGKTAFHLAAEHGQLEAVEFLIGSGCQHSLKDKDKNTALHLATKNGHVEVLQKIVETGVELNEKNTEGMTALHLATEGGYFDCVRILLDAGCDVNAQTEKSMNGLHYSAFHGYEDIARILIDAGININAVNHRKSTALHISILQNFPATVKLLIDFECDLDIPDYRLQTPLHIAAEHGRQDMAEMILIAGVNLKLQDKQGKTSLDVAARGNHINLADMIIKADRFYKWEKDNLNSDSDSWVARHLTFRQDHRLETQHIRSVIWRLATKYLKQNEWKKLAHYWKFTDAHIRAIEQQWTGTKSFRDHGHRMLLIWLHGVVMAGENPIKGLYEGLVGIGRRDLAESIRSKANAEDSSPRKCAAM, from the exons ATGGAGAGCGTGTTGGTGTGTGACGATGAGATTT TGCTCCGCTCAGAGAGAGACTTTCACAATGCAGCCAAGACAAATGACACTGAGAAGATGAGGCAGCTCATTGAGCTTGGAGTGGATGTTCGGGTCAAGAACAGT GTAGACAGGACAGCCCTACACTGGGCAGCAGGCGCTGGGCACAAGCAGGCGGTACAATTACTTTTGGAACATGATGCACCAATGGATAAGGAAGACAGT TTTGGAATGAACGCACTGCTGCTTGGGGCATGGTTTGGGCATCTTCCAATTCTGCAGATCCTTGTAAATGCTGGAGCCAAAATAAACTGTCAGAACAAG AATGGACTGAACTTGCTCCATTGTGCAGCTCTGAGAGGTCACATCAAAGTCATGGAATTTATTATGGAGGACCTTGAAGGCATCAGGCTTGATAAAGTAGATAAG TCAGGCAAGACCGCTTTTCACCTGGCAGCAGAACATGGCCAGTTGGAGGCTGTGGAATTTCTGATTGGTTCTGGGTGTCAgcacagcttaaaggacaag GATAAAAACACTGCTCTGCACTTGGCAACCAAGAATGGCCATGTAGAGGTCTTACAGAAGATTGTGGAGACTGGGGTTGAGTTGAATGAAAAGAATACG GAAGGCATGACAGCTTTGCACCTGGCCACAGAAGGGGGATATTTCGATTGTGTGAGAATCCTCCTAGATGCAGGCTGTGATGTGAATGCCCAAACAGAG AAGAGTATGAATGGCCTTCATTACTCTGCCTTCCATGGATACGAAGACATTGCCAGGATCCTTATAGATGCAGGGATCAACATCAATGCTGTAAACCAT AGAAAATCCACTGCGCTGCACATCTCCATACTGCAGAACTTCCCTGCTACTGTCAAGCTCTTAATAGACTTTGAGTGTGATCTAGACATTCCTGACTAT AGGCTGCAAACTCCTCTTCATATTGCGGCAGAGCATGGGCGACAGGACATGGCTGAAATGATTCTCATTGCTGGTGTAAACCTGAAACTGCAGGATAAG CAGGGGAAAACGTCTCTGGATGTGGCTGCGCGGGGGAACCATATCAATCTGGCAGATATGATTATTAAGGCCGATCGCTTCTATAAGTGGGAGAAG GACAATCTAAACAGTGATTCAGACTCTTGGGTAGCGAGACACCTGACCTTCAGGCAGGACCATCGTTTGGAGACACAGCACatcagatctgttatctggagacTTGCAACCAAATACTTAAAACAAAATGAGTGGAAGAAGCTGGCTCACTACTGGAAATTCACAGATGCTCACATACGTGCTATAGAGCAACAGTGGACAG GCACTAAAAGTTTCCGGGACCATGGAcacaggatgctgctgatatggCTACATGGAGTAGTGATGGCAGGAGAAAACCCTATAAAAGGCCTTTATGAGGGATTGGTGGGCATTGGAAGAAGGGACTTGGCAG AAAGTATCAGGAGCAAAGCAAACGCAGAGGATTCTTCTCCAAGGAAGTGTGCAGCCATGTGA
- the ankdd1a gene encoding ankyrin repeat and death domain-containing protein 1A isoform X4, which produces MDKEDSFGMNALLLGAWFGHLPILQILVNAGAKINCQNKNGLNLLHCAALRGHIKVMEFIMEDLEGIRLDKVDKSGKTAFHLAAEHGQLEAVEFLIGSGCQHSLKDKDKNTALHLATKNGHVEVLQKIVETGVELNEKNTEGMTALHLATEGGYFDCVRILLDAGCDVNAQTEQKSMNGLHYSAFHGYEDIARILIDAGININAVNHRKSTALHISILQNFPATVKLLIDFECDLDIPDYRLQTPLHIAAEHGRQDMAEMILIAGVNLKLQDKQGKTSLDVAARGNHINLADMIIKADRFYKWEKDNLNSDSDSWVARHLTFRQDHRLETQHIRSVIWRLATKYLKQNEWKKLAHYWKFTDAHIRAIEQQWTGTKSFRDHGHRMLLIWLHGVVMAGENPIKGLYEGLVGIGRRDLAESIRSKANAEDSSPRKCAAM; this is translated from the exons ATGGATAAGGAAGACAGT TTTGGAATGAACGCACTGCTGCTTGGGGCATGGTTTGGGCATCTTCCAATTCTGCAGATCCTTGTAAATGCTGGAGCCAAAATAAACTGTCAGAACAAG AATGGACTGAACTTGCTCCATTGTGCAGCTCTGAGAGGTCACATCAAAGTCATGGAATTTATTATGGAGGACCTTGAAGGCATCAGGCTTGATAAAGTAGATAAG TCAGGCAAGACCGCTTTTCACCTGGCAGCAGAACATGGCCAGTTGGAGGCTGTGGAATTTCTGATTGGTTCTGGGTGTCAgcacagcttaaaggacaag GATAAAAACACTGCTCTGCACTTGGCAACCAAGAATGGCCATGTAGAGGTCTTACAGAAGATTGTGGAGACTGGGGTTGAGTTGAATGAAAAGAATACG GAAGGCATGACAGCTTTGCACCTGGCCACAGAAGGGGGATATTTCGATTGTGTGAGAATCCTCCTAGATGCAGGCTGTGATGTGAATGCCCAAACAGAG CAGAAGAGTATGAATGGCCTTCATTACTCTGCCTTCCATGGATACGAAGACATTGCCAGGATCCTTATAGATGCAGGGATCAACATCAATGCTGTAAACCAT AGAAAATCCACTGCGCTGCACATCTCCATACTGCAGAACTTCCCTGCTACTGTCAAGCTCTTAATAGACTTTGAGTGTGATCTAGACATTCCTGACTAT AGGCTGCAAACTCCTCTTCATATTGCGGCAGAGCATGGGCGACAGGACATGGCTGAAATGATTCTCATTGCTGGTGTAAACCTGAAACTGCAGGATAAG CAGGGGAAAACGTCTCTGGATGTGGCTGCGCGGGGGAACCATATCAATCTGGCAGATATGATTATTAAGGCCGATCGCTTCTATAAGTGGGAGAAG GACAATCTAAACAGTGATTCAGACTCTTGGGTAGCGAGACACCTGACCTTCAGGCAGGACCATCGTTTGGAGACACAGCACatcagatctgttatctggagacTTGCAACCAAATACTTAAAACAAAATGAGTGGAAGAAGCTGGCTCACTACTGGAAATTCACAGATGCTCACATACGTGCTATAGAGCAACAGTGGACAG GCACTAAAAGTTTCCGGGACCATGGAcacaggatgctgctgatatggCTACATGGAGTAGTGATGGCAGGAGAAAACCCTATAAAAGGCCTTTATGAGGGATTGGTGGGCATTGGAAGAAGGGACTTGGCAG AAAGTATCAGGAGCAAAGCAAACGCAGAGGATTCTTCTCCAAGGAAGTGTGCAGCCATGTGA